The DNA sequence AGGTGTTCACGCCGCTGGCGATGTTCGGCATCGTCATCGTCGCGGGCTACCTGCTCTTTGCGCTCCAGCGGACCGTCTTCGGTCCGTACCACCTCGAAACCGACTACGAGGTGGGCCACGCCCCGCTGCACGACGTCGCCCCGATGTTCGTGCTGCTCGGACTGATCATCCTGCTTGGCGTGGCGCCGGACGTGATCTTCGAGATGATAACCGACGCTGTCGATCCGATTATCGCGAACGGAGGTGAACTGTAATGGCACTCCTCGAACTCCCCGAGTGGACGGCGCTCGCACCCGTCCTGCTCCTGGTCGGGACCGCGATGGCACTGTTCCTCATCGATAGCATCTCGCCTCGATCGACGAACCGGGCGCTGCTGGCGGGGACCGCGACCGCCGGTTCGCTGGCCTCGCTCGGCGTCGCCGCGTGGTTCATCGCCGCGGGCGTCGGCGCCACCGGCGTCGAGAGCACCGGCGCGATCGAACTGTTCGACGGGCAACTCGTCGTCGACGGCCTGGCGCTGTACTTCACGATGATCGTCGCGATCGTGACGGCGCTGGTCTCGGTCGCGAGCTACGACTACCTGCAGGATCACACCTACCAGGCCGAGTACTACTCGCTGGTCATGCTCGCGGCGACCGGGATGGCGACGATGGCGACCGCGAACAGCCTCGTGACGATCTTCATCGCCATGGAGCTGTCGAGTCTGCCGTCGTACGCGCTCGTCTCGATCCTCAAGGACAACCGCGGGAGCGTCGAGGCCGGCCTGAAGTACTTCCTGATCGGCGCGCTCTCGTCGGCCATCTTCGTCTACGGGATCAGCCTCGTCTACGGCGCGACCGGGAGCCTGCAACTCGACGCGATCGCGAACGTGATCGTGGGCGGCTCCGACGCGGTCGCAGGCGGGATCGAGCCGGGTTCGGGCCACGACGTCGCCGAACTGGGCGGCCTGCTCGGACTCGGCATCCTGATGCTCGTCGGCGGCTTCGCGTTCAAGACCGCGAGCGTCCCGTTCCACTTCTGGGCGCCCGAAGCCTACGAGGGCGCGCCGGCCCCGATTTCGGCGTTCCTCTCGTCGGCCTCGAAGGCCGCCGGCTTCGTGATCGCGTTCCGCGTGTTCACGACGGCGTTCCCGCTCGAGGCGACGACCGAGGTGATCGGGATCGAGTGGACCTGGGCCTTCGTCATCCTCGCGATCGTCACGATGACGGTCGGGAACTTCGCGGCGGCGACCCAGGACAACGTCAAGCGGATGCTCGCGTACTCCTCGATCGGCCACGCCGGCTACGTGTTGATCGGCCTGGCCGGAGTGACCGCCGACGGCGGCGAGGTCGTGATGAGCGCGGCGATGATGCACCTGCTGGTCTACGGCTTCATGAACACGGGTGCGTTCCTGTTCGTCGCGCTGGCCGAACACTGGGGCGTCGGTCGCACCTTCGAGGACTACGGCGGCCTGGCGAACCGGGCTCCGGTCGCCTGCGTCGCCCTCGGCATCTTCATGTTCAGCCTCGCGGGCGTGCCGCCGCTGGGTGGCTTCTGGAGCAAGTACTTCCTGTTCACCGGGGCGCTCCAGGTCGGCACCACCGCCATGCTCGTCGTCGCCGCGGCGCTGGTGGTCAACAGCGCGCTCTCGCTGTACTACTACTCGCGGCTGGTGAAGGCCGTCTGGATCGAAGAGCCGATCGTCGAGCGCGACGCGCTCACCCAGCCGACCGCACTGTACGCGGCGATCGTCGTCGCGGCGGTGATGACGGTCGTCCTGCTCCCTGCGTTCGGACCGGTCGCCGATACCGCATCTGAAGCGGCGGCCGCCGTCCTCGGCTGAAATCGCCGACCCGGTAGCTTTTACCCGTCGCGCTCGCAAGCCGCGATATATGGGTTTCCGGCTGGTGCTCGGCTGTGGGTCCGTCGGTCAGCGGGTCGTCGAACGGCTTTCCGACGGGCACCGTCTCCTCGTAATCACCGAGGACCAGCGCACGGTCGAGACCCTGCGCGACGAGAGCGTCCCGGCGCGCCGCGGTGATCCCACCGATCGATCGGTCATCGCCGACCTCGAGACGCCAGGCGTGATCTTCGTGGCCGCCGACCGGACCGACGTCAACCGCGCCGCACTCGAACACGCCCGGGCGGAGTTTCCGTCGTCCTCGATCGTCGTCTACATGGGCGGGAACGCGACCGAAACCGACCGACGGGAGTGTCGCGCCCTCGCGGACCACGTCGTCGACGCCGAAGCGGCGATGGTCGACCAGGTGCTCGCCGAAACCACGACCACGTCCGCCGAGGCCGCCATCGAACTCCGGGCACAACTGCAGACGATCGACGGTCGGCTGGGGGTGATGATGCACGACAACCCGGACCCGGACGCGATCGCGAGCGCGGTCGCGCTGGTCGACATCGCGGCGTCGGTCGGCGTCGACGCCGACGCCTGTTACTACGGCGAGATCTCCCACCAGGAGAACCGGGCGATGGTCAACCTGCTGGATCTCGACCTGCGGAATCTCGCGCCGGACGACTCCCTGTCGGAGTACGAGGCGTTCGCCCTGATCGATCACTCCAGGCCCGGGGTCAACGACCAACTGCCGGACGACCTCCACGCCGACATCGTCATCGACCACCACCCGCCCCGCGGGCCGGTCCCCGGGGAGTTCGTCGACCTTCGAGAGTACGTCGGCGCGACCAGTACCGTCCTGACGGAGTATCTCGATCGGTTCGACGTCCCGTTCGATTCGGCGACGGCGACGGCACTGCTGTACGGCATCCGCGTCGACACGAACGACTTCACCCGCGAGGTGTCCGCCGCGGACTTCAACGCCGCGTCGTTGCTGTGGCCCCACGTCGACACGACCGTCCTGCGCCAGATCGAACAGCCGACCGTCGAGGGCGAGACCCTGGAGACGATCGCGCGGGCGATCAAGAACCGTGACCAGCGCGATTCGGTCGCGGTCGCGAGCGTCGGCCGGATCGGGAACCGCGACGCCCTGCCGCAGGCCGCCGACCAGTTGCTCGCGATGGAGGGCGTCGAGACGACCCTCGTCTTCGGGTTCATGGACGAAATGGCGTTCCTCTCGGCTCGATCGCGGGCCGGCGACGTCGACCTCGGCGAGACCCTGCGGGACGCGTTCGACCAGATCGGGAGCGCGGGCGGCCACGCCGACATGGCCGGCGCGCAACTCGAGATCGGCATCCTCGCCAGCGCCGACGGCGAACGGGAGGTCGACTCGATCGTCAGCGTCGTCGAGGAGGTCATCGCCAACCGGTTCTTCGAGGCGATCCGGACCCAGCCCGGCATCCCGGTCGGGACCTACACGCGGACGAGCGAGTGGCTGTTCACGATGGACGAGGACGAGGAGACGTCCTGATCTCCCGGGACACGCGCCACGATCGATCCCTCGAACTGGGGTTATAGCTTCCTGGCGATGCGCTCCATGGCGAGAACGAGCCTGTAGAAGAGATACAGGAACAGGAGGGAAACGACGAGCGACGCGACGCCGCCGAGCAGTTGGATCACTACGGTGACCGGAATCCCGAAGAGGAGGGCCCCGACCAGACTGCCGACGCCGATCGTCAACAGCCCGAGACCGAGCACGATAGCGTACGCGACGAGACCGCTCTCTGGCGGGTGGGCACTGGACATACGTTCGCTACCGATGATAGTGACAAAATCGTTCGGATGACGGTCGGCAGGCCGTCTCCCCTCGCCGGCGCGATCCGATCGATGGCCGGGGGAGTCGTCGACGGCGACAGGACAGTACTTTTGCTCGCGGACGCCCAATCCTCGGGTATGGAGATCGCGTCGGAACGGAGCAAACCCCGGGTCGAGGAGTACATGACGCGCGACGTGGCGACGGTTTCGCCCGACGCGACCGTCGGGGCGGTCGCAAAGCGGATCGCCGAGAGCGACAAGCACAGCGGATTCCCGGTCTGTGAACGCCGTCGGGTCGAAGGGTTCGTCAGTTCCCGGGACCTGTTGCTCGCCGACGACGGCGACCCGATCTTCAAGGTGATGACGACCGATCTGCTCGTCGCCCACCCCGAGATGAAGGTGACCGACGCGGCCCGGGTCATCCTCCGATCGGGGATCCAGAAACTCCCGGTCGTCGACGACGCGGGGAACCTCGTCGGCATCATCTCGAACGCGGACGTGATCCGGAGCCAGATCGAGCGGGCGACCCCCGAGAAGGTCGGGAAACTGATGCGGACGCTCGAGCAGATCCACGACGTCACGCTCAGCCAGGAACGCCGCACCGTTCCGCTCGACGAACTCACTCCCACCCAGGGCCGGGTCTACGCCGACGAACTCGAGGGGCGACGGTACGAACTGGAGCACGGCCTCGCCGAACCCCTCGTCGTGATCGACAACGCCGGGACGCTCCTGCTGGCCGACGGCCACCACCGCGTGCTCGCGGCGGACCGACTGGAGATCGACGAGATGGACGCCTACGTCATCGTCGTCGACTACGAGGTCGATCTCGGGATGGCCAAGACGGCCGAGAAGGAGAACCTCGAACGGATCGACGACATCGAGGTCGTCGACTACGCTCGCCACCCACTGGTCCAGACGACCAAACGGCTCCAGTCCGGGGAGTAGGACCTCCTCTCCGTTTCGATCCGTCGCTTCGCATAGCCAGGTCGGGTTCGTCCCGGCGACTGTCGCCCCGCATGACTACTGGTGAGGGTTATCCGTACCGGGCGAGTATCCCTCGTCAATGACCGACGCTGGAGCGACTGCCGATCGCGTCCTGATCGCCGGCGGGACCGGCGACACTGGCACCGAACTGCTGTCCGTCCTCCGCCCGACCGACCTCACCGTCCGTGCGACCTGCCGGTCGTACGCCGACGTGGACACCCTGGATCGCCTCGGTGCGGACGAGGTCGTCGTGGCGGACTTCTTCGACCCCGCGGACGCCGTCACCGCCGTCGAGGACTGTGACACCGTCTACTGCGCACTGGGGACCGCACCGAGTTACCGGCACACGATCGGGGGCAAACTCGTCGATCGAACCGGCGTACTCAACCTCCTGACGGCGGCGGTGGCCGAAGACGTTTCCCACGTCGTCCACACCAGTGCGATCGGGGTCGGCAACTCGAAGGCCGGACTGTCACTCCCCGCCCGACTCCTCATCCGCGGATCGCTGAAGGCGAAACAGGACGCCGAGATGGCGATCCGGCGCTCGGGGCTGGACTACACGATCGTTCGTCCCGGGAAACTGACGGACGCACCGCCGACCGGCGACCTGCTGGTCGGCGAGGGCGGCGACTCGGTGTCGGGATCGATCGCACGGACCGATCTCGCACGGGTGCTCGCCGCGGCGCCGTTCACCCCGGACGCGCGGAATCGAACGTTCGAGGTCGTCAGCCGGGACGGACTCGAGGGGACGCCGTCGAATCTCGTCGACGTCGACTGGGCGTTCGATCGGGTGCAGGCCGATAGCGATCGGATGCGCCTCTGAGGACGCCGGCCAGCGTCGTGGGGCGTGCCAGCAGGTCCCGGAATCCTTAATGCTCGGCCCGGCAAAAATTGCGATTATGTACGACGACGAGGACCTCGAATCGATCCGGGAGGCCACGGAGGAGTGGGAAGAAGAGACGCTCGATCCCGTGCTGGAGCGTCACGGGGAGCGCCAGGATCGATTCGCGACGGTCTCGAACCTCGAAGTGGATCGGCTCTACACGCCCGACGACGTCGCCGACCTCGACTACCTCGAGGATCTCGGCTTTCCGGGCGAAGAGCCCTACACCCGGGGTCCGTACCCGACGATGTACCGCGGGCGGACGTGGACGATGCGCCAGTTCGCCGGCTTCGGGACCGCAGAGGAGACCAACGAGCGCTTCCACTACCTGATCGACGAGGGTCAGACCGGGCTCTCGACGGCGTTCGACATGCCGACGCTGATGGGACTGGACTCCGACGACCCGATGAGTCAGGGCGAGGTCGGCAAGGAGGGCGTCGCCGTCGACACGCTCCGGGACATGGAGATCCTCTTCGACGGGATCGATCTCGAGGAGATCTCGACGAGTTTCACGATCAACCCGTCCGCACCGGTGATCTACGCGATGTACGTCGCGCTGGCGGACCAGCAGGGCGTCCCGCGCGAGAAGATCCGGGGCACCCTCCAGAACGACATGTTCAAGGAGTTCATCGCACAGAAGGAGTGGGTGATTCCTCCGGAGCCCTCGCTCGATCTCGTCACGGACGTCGTCGAGTTCAGCACCGAGGAGACGCCGAAGTTCCACCCCATCTCCGTCTCGGGCTATCACATCCGCGAGGCGGGGTCGACCGCCGTCCAGGAACTCGCGTTCACGCTCGCCGACGGCTTCGGCTACGTGGAGGACGCGATCGATCGCGGCCTGGACGTCGACGAGTTCGCCCCGCGGCTCTCCTTTTTCTTCAACTGTCACAACTCCTTCTTCGAGGAGATCGCCAAGTACCGGGCGGCCCGGCGGATCTACGCCCGCGTGATGGACGACTGGTACGGTGCTGAGAAGGCCGAGTCGAAGCGCCTCAAGTTCCACACCCAGACTGCGGGCCAGTCGCTGACCGCCCAGCAGCCGCTGAACAACGTCGTCCGGGTGACGATCCAGGCGCTGGCCGGCGTCCTCGGCGGTACCCAGTCGCTTCACACCAACAGCTTCGACGAGGCGCTCGCCTTGCCCTCCGAGAAGGCGGTCCGGGTCGCGCTGCGAACCCAGCAGATCATCGCCGACGAGTCCGGCGTCGCGGACATCGTCGACCCTATGGGCGGGAGTTTCGCCGTCGAGGCGCTCACCGACGAGACCGAACAGCGAACGATGCGCTACCTCGAGGAGATCCGCGACATGGGCGACGGCTCGGTCCGTGACGGCATCCTGCAGGGCATCGACGACGGCTACTTCCTCCGCGAGATCCAGGAGGCCTCCTACGAGTACCAGGAACGCGTCGAGCGCGAGGAGGAGGTCGTCGTCGGGGTCAACAAGTACACGCTCGAGGAGGACACCAGTCCCGACATCCTCCAGATCGACGAGACCACGGAGGAACGCCAGCTCGCCCGCCTCGAGGACGTCAAGGCCGATCGGGACGACGACGCCGTCGAAGACGCGCTCGACGAACTTCAGGCGGCGATCGATCGCGGCGAGAACACGATGCCGTACATCGTCGACGCCGTCAAGGCGTACGCGACGATGGGCGAGATCATGCAGGTGTTCGAGGACGCACACGGCGCCTACAGCGAGGAGATCGGACTGGCCTGAGCGCCCGCCGTCCATCGCGAACGCACGATCGAATCGGTTCGCATTCGTCGGGTCGGAAAACTGCGGGACGAGACGCCGATCGGGGTAACGTTTATCCCGTTCATGTGCGATGGTCTCGGTATCCATGAGCGACGAATCCGGCGACGGAACGGAGGTCGAACTCGAGGCACGACTCGAGGAGCAGGATCGGTTCGAGCCTCCCGAGTCGTTCGTCGAGGGGGCGAACGTCACCGACGAGGCGATTTACGAGGAGTTCGAGGAGAACTGGCCGGAGTGCTGGGAACGAGCAGCCGACCTGCTCTCGTGGGACGAGGCGCACGACACCGTTCTCGAGGACGGCGACGCGCCGTTCTACGAGTGGTTCACCGGCGGCGAACTCAACGCGTCGTACAACTGCCTCGATCGCCACGTCGAGGACGGACGGAAGAATCAGGCGGCGATCAAGTGGGAGGGCGAACTCGGCGAGACCCGAACGTACACCTACGGCGACCTGCTGAACGAGGTCGAGGCCTTCGCGGCGGCGCTTCGTGAGCTCGGCGTCGAGGAGGACGACGTCGTCACGTTGTACATGCCGATGATCCCGGAGTTGCCGATCGCGATGCTGGCCTGTGCCCGCATCGGCGCACCGCACTCGGTCGTCTTCGCCGGCTTCTCGGCGGACGCGCTCGCCACGCGGATGAACTCGGCCGACAGCGAGTACCTCGTCACCTGCGACGGCTACTACCGCCGCGGCGACGCGCTCAACCACAAGGAGAAAGCCGACAAGGGGCTGCGCGGGGTGGACCACGACGTCCAGACGGTCGTCGTCGATCGACTCGGAGACGAACTCACGCACTTCCTCGGGAACGACGCCCACGACTACGACGACCTGGTCGACGCCCACGAGGGAGCGACGGTCGAGCCGGTCTCGCGGGACGCCGAGGACATGCTGTTCCTGATGTACACCTCGGGAACGACCGGCGAACCGAAGGGCGTCAAACACACGACCGGTGGCTACCTCTCGTACGCGGCGTGGACCTCCCACGCCGTCCTGGACGTGAAGCCGGAGGATACCTACTGGTGTGCGGCCGACATCGGCTGGATCACGGGCCACTCCTACATCGTCTACGGCCCGCTCGCCCTCGGAACGACGACCATGATGTACGAGGGGACCCCCGACTATCCCGAGCGCGATCGCCTCTGGGAACTGATCGAGAAGAACCGGGTGGACATCTTCTACACTGCCCCCACCGCCATCCGCTCGTTCATGAAGTGGGGCGAGGAGTATCCCGCAGGGCACGACCTCTCGAGCCTTCGCCTGCTCGGCACCGTCGGGGAGCCCATCAACCCGCGCGCCTGGAAGTGGTACTACAAGCACATCGGCGGTGAGGAGTGCCCGATCGTCGACACCTGGTGGCAGACCGAGACCGGGGGCATGATGATCACCACGCTGCCGGGGATCAACACCATGAAACCCGGCTCCGCGGGGCCACCCTTGCCGGGGATCGACGCGCAGGTCGTCGACGTCGAAGGAACCCCCGTCGACCCCGGCGACGCGGGCTATCTCACCGTCCAGAACCCCTGGCCGGGAATGCTCCGGACGCTGTACGACAACGACGATCGATTCCTCACGGAGTACTGGCAGGAGTACTCCGACCCGGACGCCGTCAACAGACAGTTGACGACCCCTCACTCGACGGAGTCTCGTGAGGACGCCGACGAGTGGGTCTACTTCCCCGAGGACGGTGCGACGATCGACGAGGACGGCTTCGTCACCGTGCTGGGTCGGGTCGACGACGTGATCAACGTCTCCGGCCACCGACTCGGCACGATGGAGATCGAGTCCGCGATCGTCGGGGTCCCCGGGGTCGCCGAGGCAGCCGTCGTCGGCGGGGACCACGAGGTCAAGGGGCAGGCCGTCTACGCCTACGTCATCCTCGAGGACGGACAGGAGCCGACCGACGATCTGCGCGAGCGAATCGTCGACGGCGTCGAGGACGGCATCGGGCCGATCGCCCGCCCCGAACAGGTGGTCTTCACGCCCGAACTGCCCAAGACCCGATCGGGGAAGATCATGCGCCGCCTGCTCGAGGACATCGCGAGCGGCGACGAACTCGGCGACACGTCGACGCTACGGAACCCGGGCGTCGTCGACGACATCGCAGAACAGGTCGAGACCGACTAGCGGCGTTTCGCATCCACACTGCCGACCGCGGCCGATCGCGACCCGCGCTCACTCTGCATTCTCGTCGAACCGCGACACGATGTGTAGCGCCAGTAGTCCCACTGCCAGGAGCGTTCCCACCGCGAGAACCCCGTAGAGCGCCATCGTCACGGGCGAGACCGGGACCGAGACCCCGGCGACGGCGAGCGTCTCGATGCCCGATCGAGCGGGAAGCGCGTAGCCGAGCACCGCCCCGAACGCGGCGGTGACGGCGACGAGCGCGAGTCCCAGGCCGACGACGACGCGGCGGCCCGCGAGCGACCGCATCTCGGCTTCGCCCGCAGTCCGGGACCGATCGGAATCGGGGGCTCGATCCGGCGTCATCGCTGACAGGTCAGTGCGCGTGTCAGAGCCTTTTTGTCCGGTTTCGGTGATACGGAGACCGTGAAAGAGAAGGAACTGTTCGGCCTGGTCCTGGTCGGGATCGCGCTCCTGATGGCCGTCTCGGGGTACGTCCTCATCGCCACCTGAGTACGCGAGCGGAGAGACTGGCCCGTCACTCCTGGTCGGTCGAATCGCCTTCCTCGACCCCGGCCGCCGATTCGACGCCGTCGATCGCGTCCCCGGCGTCGCCGTCGTCGACCGTCGGTGCCGAGTCGCCGCCGTCGATCACCGACGCCGACTCGCCCCGGGTCCGCGGATCGGTCTCGATCACCCGGGCCGCCAGGCCGGTCGCGATCGCGAGCACGGTGGCGATCGACAGGAGGATCGCGAACTGGAGACCCGACTGGAGCGGGTCGACCCCCCACGGGTTGAAGACTGCGAAGGTGGCGACGAAGAACAGGATGATCGCCAGCGGAATGGCGTTGACTACGAGGTCGATCGCGATTTCGGTGTCGAAGGCTCGTCGGCTCATTGGTAGTGGTACCGTTGGTGGAGTGCGCTGGAGGGTCGGTCATCCGTCCCGATACCGGCCGATCACGGCCCCCAGTACCGCGAACGCGCCGGCGACGGCGATCGCGGTTCCCCGGGTCGCCAGTCCGACGAGGGCGTCGCTACCGGCGATCGTCAGCAGGTCGGTTCCGACGGCGTACAGGAACGTGCCGCCGGCGACGAAGACGATCCCGAGCCCCGCCGCGATCGGCCACGGACTCGTCACGTGGTTCGACTCGGCGACGAAGCCGGCGACGCTGGCCACGAACAGCACGAGTCCGCCGACCGCGAGGGGGCCGAGGCCGACGAGGATGCCGACCTCGGACAGGACGAGGGAGACGGCGAGCAGGAACGGCCACGGACTCGCGGTCGTCCGATCGTCGGTCCGGGTGGTGTGATCGGCCATACGCACCCTACCACGGCCCCGCAGTTGTAACTGGTCCCGGAGATCGGCGGTGACGACAGTCACGGATCCGTGACAGAATCGGAGACGGGAGAGCGGGATCGACGGCCGTTACGCGTCGCGATCGATGACGAACTCGGTGAACTCGTGGAGTTTATCGACGGTCCCGGGATCGAAGTCGAGACCGTCGATCTCGGCACGTGCCTCGGCGGCCAGGTCGAGGGCACGCTCACGGGCACACGCGAGGCCCCCGGTGTCCTCGATGATCGAGAGGGCTTCGAGGACCTCCTCGTCGGTGTTGGTGTCGGCCTGGAGGATCTCCTGGAGGCGGCGGGCGCGCTCGGGATCGCTCTTCTCGATCGCGTGGATGACGAGGAGGGTCTTTTTCCCCTCGCGGATGTCGTTGCCGAACTCCTTGCCGAACTCGCCGGCACGGCCGAGCGAGTTCTCGACGTCCAGGATGTCGTCGCCGATCTGGAACGCGACCGCGGTCAGTTCGGCGTACCGCGCGACGGCTTCCTCCACCTCGGCCGGCTGATCGGTGATGATCGCGGCCAGTCGGGCCACGATCCGCCCCAGGCAGCCGGTCTTGCACGCACACATCTCGAGGTACTGCTCGGGTGTGACCCGGACGTCGCGTTCGTTGTGCCAGCAGATGTCCATCCCCTGGCCGAGGTGGGTCCGGTTGAGTTCGTCCATCAGCATCTCGTAGGCGGCCAGCCGGCGATCGGCCGGCAGGTTAGCCGGGTCCCGGGTCAGGATCTTCAGCGGCAGGAAGTACATCGCGTTCCCGGCGTTGAGCGCGACGTCCTCGCCGTAGAGGTGGTGCAGGGCCGGTTCCCCGCGGCGCATCGCGGCCTCGTCCTCGACGTCGTCGACGATGATCGTCCCGTTGTGGAGGATCTCGGGGATACAGGCGTAGGGCAGGTACGCCGCCGGGTCCTCGCCGAACGCGTCGATGAAGACGAGAAAGAGCACCGCGCGCCACCGTTTGCCGCCCCGATCGAGCAGTTCCCAGATCGGATCCGACAGGGCCCGCTGGAGCCCATCGGGATCGTACTCGTACGTCGCCTCGCCGAAGAACGACTCGAGATAGTCGACGTCGATCTCGCGTGGAATGAGGTCGGCGATGGCCTCGTCGATAGCTGGCCGCCACTTCGCAAGCGTCTCCCGCATACACCCTCAGAGAGGGAGCGGCCTCAAAAAGATTCAGTTCTTCGTGGACAACACTGATTGGATTTATTACTATTCCGGAACCCTTAATCGGGCGGCAAGGTGACGCGGGAACATGGCAGACGAAGCCGAACTTCGCGAGCAACTCGTCGACGCGTTCGAGGGCGCGGACTACCCCGTCAGCAACCAGATGGATCTCGTACCGGCACTGCCGAACGGGCCGGCGACCTCCTTCGAATCCGGCGATCTCAGCTTCACCGCGATGGAACTGGGCACCAAGGCCTCCGGCCAGCAGGAGTTTCCCTACGACGACGTCGACTCGCTCGTCGACGACATCATCGCCGGACTGAAAGACGAAGGCGAACTGTAGGGTTGCGATCCGTTCACGGTCTCCGCATCGGCCGCGGCCCGCGACGGGTCAGGACCTGCGACTCCGGATAGTTCGAAAACCGTAATGTTGTTTTCATGACAACCGCCGACGACCAGGGCCGGCACCGTTCTCGACCGATCGGCGTCCCGTCGTCGATTGCGTCTCGATCCCGAACAGTTACCCGCTCGTGGGTCCTCGCCACTCGCATGACGACCTGGATCGGTGACGTCTTCACCAGTGACGTCGGCTGGACGCACCTCGAGCGACTGGTCGATATCGGCAACCGGATGGCCGGCAGCGACGGCGAACGCGAGGCCGCGGAACTGACCCGCGACGCGCTCGCCGAGGCCGGCGCGCGAAACGCCCGACTTGACACCTTCGACGTTCAGGGCTGGACGCGCGGCGACAGCACGATCGCGGCCGGCGAGGAGAACCTCGACTGCATCGCGCTTCCCCGCAGTCCCGCCGACGCCATCGCGGCACCGCTCGTCGACCTCGGCTACGGCCTGCCGGAGGACTTCGAGTCGGCGGACGTCGAGGACGCCGTCGTGATGGTCCGCAGTGACATCCCGGACTACTACGATCGGTACGTCCACCGCCGGGAGAAGTACTACCACGCGGTCGAGAACGGG is a window from the Halosolutus amylolyticus genome containing:
- a CDS encoding DUF7520 family protein, which translates into the protein MTPDRAPDSDRSRTAGEAEMRSLAGRRVVVGLGLALVAVTAAFGAVLGYALPARSGIETLAVAGVSVPVSPVTMALYGVLAVGTLLAVGLLALHIVSRFDENAE
- a CDS encoding DUF7541 family protein, whose protein sequence is MADHTTRTDDRTTASPWPFLLAVSLVLSEVGILVGLGPLAVGGLVLFVASVAGFVAESNHVTSPWPIAAGLGIVFVAGGTFLYAVGTDLLTIAGSDALVGLATRGTAIAVAGAFAVLGAVIGRYRDG
- a CDS encoding polyprenyl synthetase family protein encodes the protein MRETLAKWRPAIDEAIADLIPREIDVDYLESFFGEATYEYDPDGLQRALSDPIWELLDRGGKRWRAVLFLVFIDAFGEDPAAYLPYACIPEILHNGTIIVDDVEDEAAMRRGEPALHHLYGEDVALNAGNAMYFLPLKILTRDPANLPADRRLAAYEMLMDELNRTHLGQGMDICWHNERDVRVTPEQYLEMCACKTGCLGRIVARLAAIITDQPAEVEEAVARYAELTAVAFQIGDDILDVENSLGRAGEFGKEFGNDIREGKKTLLVIHAIEKSDPERARRLQEILQADTNTDEEVLEALSIIEDTGGLACARERALDLAAEARAEIDGLDFDPGTVDKLHEFTEFVIDRDA
- a CDS encoding MTH865 family protein — protein: MADEAELREQLVDAFEGADYPVSNQMDLVPALPNGPATSFESGDLSFTAMELGTKASGQQEFPYDDVDSLVDDIIAGLKDEGEL